The Leishmania donovani BPK282A1 complete genome, chromosome 8 genome has a segment encoding these proteins:
- a CDS encoding DNA repair protein, putative has translation MSVEENVTPALADTFRTCSEFIGAVSAREMPDNPSVQLCILSIGFDVEGAIAQLLHQRMARNKPHRRVYCVVVPGRLLPGAMTRFASAIEHHLALRHAGETLTRQADASAAAASCLAPPIPVVAVEEGTGTKERCAVFQRGAVVVLTSHSLCADLLHRRLAVELVGMAVLALPHSLLGSGRQEDALAPQTAFCAELLLRSGSGAAGGQRPPPIVLVSDAPVLMRSLVQRHHLGAERFVQQMHVGDVQLFPRFRLDFVRHFEELSRSPRRSLAVDRVVAPVSASVLALDDLLAKIVLETLQELQRLEKQLHMQKSASGGDRAAWASDAGGSHPHTRSFAARCAAAAAEADEDTGALRFLPRARLTASTAKDHLDYSGYPRSNTAKGTSAASYIRHGWRAATQCDDKGILFSGISETAALSVDFSDLDGDLRAVVRCHESHWPYRLLTESLIDVRRLRRAARGTAYTFLLELESVLERRLPRRSVYGTGTTPPAALWTLSSHFHDVVTVATHRIGTVVYKRSAASVALSTPTKGEATRPASSAEDVVVVVDSSSDSEEKREGLQDVVSTSATAAPPGQVATSAGRTMVPQLIPNVEEHETDVEVVVRLVVSWCRTVLRRAERKGNAATDASAAQPTLLLLTLGPNAVVRYTERLTNSLEAYQQLQLRRFMRVYQSKYGVELTEFVEAQSAEVAAPQLATELFTSAEDVDDASSDAEGDVTTDEDNGTDGRRDLRAAASLRRRMSSQGGRATAVTRRDASPSYANGSSSSQRVMMDIGAGAFHQALLSQLPPLLTRSGERADVRCDSEPQPAPPASLATPLLMLERVREGVVTLCPGCRGASGDGSATVPSPFERMPRVLVFDASAMSATEMTMLLDGSHAALQLDVPSTAAPRMSGAPTNGPKGTDSVRTSLRVERVVLARQELALLRQLEMAQDELPAERLSTIKVQLITTSLAELDFKKAVQAEQQAFESLAHTKATLTGTLLVDQTSLRQTEEALESGMQVARSRLGPRKGTAVGRLAGTFLYAPALPPPALPRVVFDEREFRSSLPYHLYRRGMELIPLTLTTADYVLSPEYAVERKSAQDYFQSVMSGRIQRQLAALARKYAHPLCLIEFHRGIPFRLMQSGIYAKTAALMAAYPRVRFVWARSPAHAAGMLVLLKKSVAVANVDPADPLLTGTSIDPGSAADVGGVAVTAAERETAHYAARVLSKFPGITHQNAPRVMQLCGSLIGLATISKSSLVAVMGEEDAARLYNFLHSPFH, from the coding sequence ATGAGCGTGGAGGAGAACGTCACCCCCGCACTAGCGGACACTTTTCGGACATGCTCGGAATTCATTGGAGCCGTCTCCGCACGCGAGATGCCGGATAACCCCAGCGTACAGTTGTGCATCCTCAGCATCGGTTTCGATGTTGAGGGCGccatcgcgcagctgctgcaccagcgcatGGCTCGGAACAAGCCACACCGACGTGTTTACTGCGTGGTCGTCCCCGGCCGCCTTCTTCCCGGGGCGATGACacgcttcgccagcgccatTGAGCATCACCTGGCGCTGAGGCACGCGGGGGAGACATTAACGCGTCAAGCCGAtgcatctgctgcagcggcgtcctGTCTGGCGCCTCCTATTCCGGTGGTTGCTGTTGAAGAGGGCACGGGCACCAAGGAGCGCTGCGCGGTGTTTCAGCgcggggcggtggtggttCTTACCAGTCACTCTCTGTGCGCCgatctgctgcaccggcggctGGCGGTGGAGCTGGTTGGAATGGCTGTGCTGGCGTTGCCGCATTCACTGCTGGGCAGCGGCCGACAAGAAgatgcgctggcgccgcagaCGGCCTTCTgcgctgagctgctgctgcgtagtggcagcggtgcggctggcGGGCAGAGACCCCCGCCCATTGTCCTTGTCTCGGATGCGCCGGTGCTCATGCGGAGTCTTGTACAACGGCATCACTTGGGGGCGGAGCGGTTTGTGCAGCAGATGCACGTTGGCGACGTTCAGCTGTTCCCGCGATTTCGCCTGGACTTTGTGCGGCACTTTGAGGAGCTCAGTCGCAGCCCGCGGCGTTCATTGGCTGTGGACCGTGTTGTGGCTCCCGTATCGGCGAGCGTCTTGGCCCTGGACGATCTCCTCGCGAAGATTGTGTTggagacgctgcaggagctgcagcgattGGAGAAGCAGCTTCACATGCAGAAgagcgccagcggtggcgaccGCGCCGCCTGGGCCTCGGATGCGGGGGGCTCACACCCTCACACGCGGTCCTTTGCGGCTCggtgtgctgcggctgcggcagaaGCCGACGAGGATACCGGCGCGCTCCGCTTCCTGCCGCGTGCCAGGCTCACGGCAAGTACCGCAAAAGACCATCTCGACTACAGCGGCTACCCGCGCAGCAACACGGCCAAGGGCACCAGTGCTGCATCGTACATCCGCCACGGCTGGCGTGCAGCGACGCAGTGCGACGACAAGGGCATTCTCTTTAGCGGCATCAGCGAGACGGCGGCTCTCTCGGTGGACTTCTCCGACCTCGACGGCGATCTtcgcgcggtggtgcgctgccACGAGTCTCACTGGCCATACCGCCTCCTCACGGAAAGTCTCATCGACGTGCGGCGACtgcgccgtgctgcgcgtggAACTGCGTACACGTTTCTTCTCGAGCTGGAGTCCGTGCTGGAGCGCCGACTGCCCCGGCGCAGCGTCTACGGCACCGGCACAACGCCACCTGCCGCGCTGTGGACTCTCTCTTCTCACTTCCACGACGTTGTAACGGTCGCAACACACCGCATCGGGACCGTGGTGTACAAACGCAGTGCTGCCTCCGTCGCGCTCTCCACCCCTACGAAAGGTGAGGCGACGCGTCCTGCGAGCTCTGCTGAAGatgtggtcgtggtggtggacagcagcagcgacagcgaggagaagcgcgagGGGCTACAGGATGTCGTCTCGAcctctgccactgccgcgccgcccggCCAGGTGGCGACCTCGGCGGGTCGCACAATGGTGCCTCAGCTCATACCCAATGTGGAGGAGCACGAAACAGacgtggaggtggtggtgcggctggTGGTGAGCTGGTGTCGCACAGTGTTGCGCCGTGCCGAACGCAAAGGCAACGCCGCGACCGAtgcttcagcagctcaaCCCACCCTCCTGCTTCTTACTCTCGGCCCCAACGCCGTCGTGCGCTACACGGAGCGCCTCACAAACTCGCTGGAGGCTTACCAGCAACTGCAGCTTCGGCGCTTCATGCGGGTGTACCAGTCCAAGTACGGCGTGGAGTTGACTGAGTTCGTCGAGGCCCAGTCAGCAGAGgttgcggcgccgcagctggctACAGAACTCTTCACCAGCGCCGAGGACGTTGATGACGCCTCCAGCGACGCGGAGGGAGACGTGACGACGGACGAGGACAACGGCACTGATGGCCGCAGGGAtttgcgtgccgctgcctccctGAGGCGGCGTATGTCGAGTCAGGGCGGtcgtgccaccgccgtcacacGGCGCGATGCAAGCCCATCGTACGCTAATGGAAGCAGTAGCAGCCAGAGGGTGATGATGGACATCGGCGCAGGCGCCTTCCACCAAGCCCTTCTCTCACAGCTGCCACCGCTCCTCACCAGAAGCGGCGAGAGGGCCGACGTGAGGTGCGACAGTGAGCCTCAACCTGCACCACCGGCTTCCCttgccacgccgctgctcatGCTTGAGAGGGTCAGGGAGGGGGTTGTGACGCTCTGCCccggctgccgtggcgccagcggggacggcagcgccaccgtcccctctcctttcGAGCGGATGCCACGCGTGCTGGTGTTCGACGCATCCGCGATGTCGGCAACGGAGATGACCATGCTGCTGGATGGCTCACACGCTGCTCTGCAACTTGATGTCccgtcgacggcagcgccgcggatGTCTGGCGCGCCCACCAACGGTCCCAAGGGGACTGACAGCGTCAGGACCTCCCTGCGCGTTGAGCGCGTTGTGTTGGCGCGCCAGGAGCTGGCGCTTCTCCGTCAGCTTGAGATGGCGCAGGAcgagctgccggcggagcgGCTTTCCACTATCAAGGTGCAGCTCATCACGACCAGCCTAGCGGAGCTGGACTTCAAGAAGGCAGtgcaggcggagcagcaggcctTCGAGAGCCTCGCGCACACGAAAGCCACACTGACCGGGACGCTGCTCGTTGACCAGACGTCGTTGCGGCAGACAGAGGAGGCGTTGGAGAGTGGCATGCAGGTTGCGCGGAGTCGTCTTGGCCCGCGCAAGGGTACGGCGGTGGGGCGATTGGCTGGGACCTTCTTGTACGCGCCTGCCCTTCCGCccccggcgctgccgcgcgtcgTGTTTGATGAGCGTGAGTTccgctcctcgctgccgtacCACCTTTACCGTCGCGGAATGGAGCTCATCCCTCTGACACTGACGACGGCCGACTACGTCCTCTCCCCTGAGTACGCGGTCGAGCGTAAAAGTGCGCAGGATTACTTCCAGTCTGTTATGTCGGGCCGCATTCAGCGTcagctggcggcgctcgccCGCAAGTATGCGCACCCGTTGTGTCTCATAGAGTTCCACCGCGGCATTCCGTTCCGGCTGATGCAGAGCGGCATCTACGCCAAGACGGCGGCACTCATGGCGGCCTACCCGCGCGTCCGCTTTGTGTGGGCACGCAGCCCTGCGCATGCGGCGGGTATGCTGGTGCTCTTGAAGAAGTCCGTCGCGGTCGCCAACGTGGACCCGGCCGATCCGTTGCTCACAGGCACCTCCATTGACCCCGGTAGCGCGGCGGACgtgggcggcgtggcggtcaccgcggcggagcgggagACGGCGCATTACGCGGCACGCGTTCTGTCCAAGTTTCCGGGCATCACCCACCAGAATGCGCCCCGTGTGATGCAGCTCTGCGGCTCGCTGATCGGACTTGCGACGATCTCGAAGTCCTCGCTGGTGGCGGTCATGGGTGAGGAGGACGCAGCGCGGCTGTACAACTTTCTCCATTCCCCCTTCCATTAG